The following coding sequences are from one Humulus lupulus chromosome X, drHumLupu1.1, whole genome shotgun sequence window:
- the LOC133805237 gene encoding peroxidase 12-like, producing MAGSSTKLVLISSLLVVASYFSVSATAEGPAEKSVPLTKGLSWQFYAQSCPKAESIVRKELKKIFKADIAQAAGLLRLHFHDCFVQGCDGSVLLDGSASGPSEKDAPPNLTLRATAFKIINDLRALLHNKCGRVVSCSDITALAARDAVFLSGGPDYAVPLGRKDGLAFATEAVTLANLPPPSSSAEFIVNTLATNQKLDPTDVVALSGGHTIGIAHCNSFGDRLYPTQDPVMDKTFAQNLKAICPTANTDAFTFQDLRTPNIFDNKYYVDLMNRQGLFMSDQDLYSYSKTKEIVKSFAVDQSLFFNKFVIAMTKMGQLNVLTGNQGEIRVNCSARNPQKKAFLASVVENGEIMTDF from the exons ATGGCTGGTTCTTCTACTAAGCTGGTTTTGATCTCTTCTCTCCTGGTAGTTGCTTCCTACTTTAGTGTGTCTGCAACTGCTGAAGGCCCAGCCGAGAAGAGTGTTCCTCTAACCAAGGGCCTCTCATGGCAGTTCTACGCACAATCATGCCCTAAAGCTGAGTCCATTGTAAGGAAAGAACTCAAGAAAATCTTCAAAGCTGACATTGCCCAAGCTGCCGGCTTGCTTCGCCTCCATTTCCACGATTGCTTTGTTCAG GGATGTGATGGTTCGGTATTGTTGGATGGGTCAGCGAGTGGACCGAGTGAGAAGGACGCACCACCTAACCTGACCTTGAGAGCCACGGCCTTCAAGATCATCAATGACCTCCGAGCCCTACTCCACAACAAGTGTGGAAGAGTCGTCTCTTGCTCTGATATCACCGCTCTTGCTGCTCGTGACGCTGTTTTCCTG TCCGGTGGTCCTGATTACGCCGTGCCTCTTGGAAGAAAGGACGGCCTAGCATTTGCAACAGAGGCAGTAACCCTAGCCAACCTTCCACCGCCGTCCAGCAGTGCCGAATTTATCGTTAACACGCTCGCCACCAACCAAAAGCTCGACCCCACCGATGTCGTTGCCCTCTCAGGTGGCCACACCATCGGCATTGCCCACTGCAACTCTTTCGGAGATCGTCTCTACCCTACCCAGGACCCTGTCATGGACAAAACCTTCGCCCAGAACCTCAAGGCTATCTGCCCTACTGCAAACACCGACGCTTTCACCTTCCAAGATCTCCGAACCCCCAACATCTTTGACAACAAGTACTACGTCGATCTCATGAACCGCCAGGGACTTTTCATGTCCGACCAAGATCTGTACAGCTACAGCAAGACTAAGGAGATTGTGAAGAGCTTCGCTGTCGATCAATCTCTGTTTTTCAACAAGTTTGTGATCGCCATGACGAAGATGGGGCAGCTCAATGTGTTGACCGGTAACCAAGGAGAGATTAGGGTGAACTGCTCTGCTAGGAACCCTCAGAAGAAGGCTTTCTTGGCATCTGTGGTTGAGAATGGTGAAATCATGACGGACTTTTAA
- the LOC133803416 gene encoding peroxidase 12-like — protein MAATSCCSNLLLISSVLVASFFCVSSANVEGPPPETTVPLTQGLSWQFYAQSCPDVEFIVRAELMKIFRADIAQAAGLLRLHFHDCFVQGCDGSVLLDGSASGPSEKNAPPNLTLRAKAFKIINDLRALIHNKCGRVVSCSDITALAARDAVFMSGGPFYAVPLGRRDGLNFATLQVTLANLPPPSSSASAIVGQLATNQKLNPTDVVALSGAHTIGIAHCPSFGDRLYPNQDPSMDPNFANKLKAVCPKKDTDAFTFQDILTPNIFDNKYYVDLMNRQGLFTSDQDLFTFSGTKEIVRSFAINQSLFFEKFVIAMTKMGQLNVLTGNQGEIRANCSARNPQKKVFLASVVENGEIMTDF, from the exons ATGGCTGCTACTAGTTGTTGTAGTAATCTTCTTTTGATCTCTTCTGTTTTAGTTGCTTCCTTCTTTTGTGTCTCATCCGCAAATGTTGAAGGGCCACCGCCTGAGACGACGGTTCCTCTCACCCAAGGCCTCTCATGGCAATTCTACGCACAATCCTGTCCTGATGTTGAGTTCATTGTTAGAGCAGAACTCATGAAGATTTTCAGAGCTGACATTGCCCAAGCTGCTGGCTTGCTTCGCCTTCATTTTCATGATTGCTTTGTTCAG gGATGTGATGGTTCGGTGTTGTTGGATGGGTCAGCGAGTGGACCGAGCGAGAAGAACGCACCTCCGAACCTGACCTTGCGAGCCAAGGCATTCAAGATCATCAATGACCTCCGAGCCCTGATCCACAACAAGTGTGGAAGAGTCGTCTCTTGCTCTGATATTACCGCTCTTGCTGCGCGTGATGCTGTTTTCATG TCCGGTGGTCCATTCTATGCCGTGCCACTTGGAAGAAGAGATGGCCTGAATTTCGCCACGCTCCAAGTAACCTTAGCCAATCTTCCACCACCGAGCAGTAGCGCCAGTGCCATCGTTGGCCAGCTCGCCACCAACCAAAAGCTCAACCCCACCGATGTCGTTGCCCTCTCAGGTGCCCACACTATCGGCATTGCCCATTGCCCCTCGTTTGGTGACCGCCTTTACCCTAACCAAGACCCCTCCATGGACCCAAACTTCGCCAACAAACTCAAGGCCGTGTGCCCGAAAAAAGACACGGACGCTTTCACCTTTCAAGATATCCTAACCCCGAACATCTTCGACAACAAGTATTATGTCGATCTCATGAATCGTCAGGGACTTTTTACGTCTGATCAAGATTTGTTCACGTTCAGTGGGACTAAAGAGATTGTGAGGAGCTTCGCTATCAACCAATCGTTGTTTTTCGAGAAGTTTGTGATCGCCATGACAAAGATGGGTCAGCTCAATGTCTTGACTGGCAATCAAGGAGAGATTAGGGCAAATTGTTCGGCTAGGAACCCTCAGAAGAAGGTTTTCTTGGCATCTGTGGTTGAGAATGGGGAAATCATGACAGACTTTTAA